One Athene noctua chromosome 30, bAthNoc1.hap1.1, whole genome shotgun sequence genomic region harbors:
- the APOF gene encoding apolipoprotein F → MPRPLLFLLLLLLLGLGGSTPSAVPPRPGAADGTAARALLAELAELVPPRAPPGHGFSCQDLRPDALPGFARLPPPPRALARATMALVLSGAACGPQAEAEVLGLVRELGLPAAAALLRGLARLRDAPAPRALSLLLLGLARAGGSDPPRLCAAPPRLRGPAAGTHPTACRRAQRPRRRREDEDPCDLPGERGAHGVLGWVPGVSTFYNLGTSIYFAFQGCEALASARALEAAEDLGYAGLAALAASAGGPVGLGLQLGLQPGLKAGVRALIGYFTADGAPPPAPTAHSGPVLIV, encoded by the exons ATGCCTCggcctctgctcttcctcctcctgctcctcctcctcggccTGGGGGGCAGCACCCCCTCCGCCGTCCCCCCCCGGCCGGGTGCTGCGGACGGGACGGCGGCGCGGGCGCTCTTGGCGGAGCTGGCGGAGCTCGTCCCGCCGCGGGCCCCGCCGGGGCACGGGTTCTCGTGCCAGGACCTGCGCCCCGACGCCCTCCCCGGCTTCGCCCGGCTGCCGCCGCCACCCCGCGCCCTGGCCCGCGCCACCATGGCCCTGGTGCTGAGCGGGGCCGCCTGCGGGCCCCAGGCCGAGGCGgaggtgctggggctggtgcGGGAGCTGGGTCTCcccgcggccgcggcgctgcTGCGGGGGCTGGCGCGGCTGCGCGACGCCCCGGCTCCCCGagccctctccctcctcctcctcggcctgGCGCGGGCCGGGGGCTCTGACCCGCCACGGCTCTGCGCCGCGCCCCCCCGGCTccggggccccgcggccggcaCCCACCCCACCGC GTGCCGCCGTGCCCAACGGCCCCGGCGCCGGCGGGAGGACGAGGACCCCTGCGACCtgccgggggagcggggggcccacggggtgctggggtgggtgcCGGGCGTCAGCACCTTCTACAACCTGGGCACCAGCATCTATTTCGCCTTCCAGGGCTGCGAGGCTCTGGCCTCCGCGCGGGCCCTGGAGGCCGCCGAGGACCTGGGCTACGCCGGCCTGGCCGCGCTGGCCGCCAGCGCCGGCGGCCCCGTGGgcctggggctgcagctggggctgcagccgGGGCTCAAGGCCGGGGTGCGGGCGCTCATCGGCTACTTCACCGCGGAcggggcccccccgccggcccccacCGCCCACAGCGGCCCCGTCCTCATCGTCTGA